Proteins encoded within one genomic window of Spirochaetaceae bacterium:
- a CDS encoding DUF2791 family P-loop domain-containing protein, with product MIDAGSEVEHIEFGIGNVVTVFGDVATVEFFGERIDVAISELQTRVGSAKPNLPPQKEQSVSDIEFRKTFEAVNLGVVPTDPTRLVKLTIGGQKLDAELSALLSRAAVRGACRTYLGYYGSGKSHHLRVVRSVALRDGWVTACLELDPKAADPAKPSTVYQALIASLEFPAREDGSQSIDFFDLVKEIRQNWGIVSELPYVKRSPWFRHGLRALLYLSHRRDDPDYVAAVNWLAGQVKQIRAIRSLSWRAGYRQKIPSLPQVKDTGVVYAYNLVVLHHILRELGYKGLAIVVDEAEHVRTYSVNRYVRASNFLDVLARCAQPPKLHLADPHDDYGDLGLPSFWKEGPHFVLFVGLTEAESNDRPASSGNVSLSLLVQEGSDVVQLSPPPEAAYGRWCEDFLAACAEHLGPKVHVLTDTQVSTQIAGILRANFAQATGDDRLLRNWTKLASLGPAVLLSHERQFEPDELAEAISRAAVEVSGEVLPWDD from the coding sequence ATGATTGACGCAGGATCTGAAGTAGAGCATATCGAATTCGGAATTGGCAATGTAGTGACGGTTTTCGGAGATGTAGCGACCGTTGAATTCTTTGGCGAGAGAATCGACGTTGCGATCTCCGAATTGCAGACTCGTGTTGGTTCCGCAAAGCCGAACTTGCCTCCTCAGAAAGAGCAGTCTGTCTCAGACATCGAGTTTCGTAAGACATTCGAAGCTGTCAATCTTGGAGTCGTTCCCACCGATCCCACTAGGCTAGTAAAGCTTACGATCGGGGGACAGAAGCTCGATGCCGAGCTTAGTGCGTTGCTTAGTCGTGCGGCGGTTCGCGGCGCGTGCCGAACCTATTTGGGATACTATGGATCGGGGAAGTCCCATCACCTTCGAGTGGTAAGGTCAGTAGCCCTGCGTGACGGCTGGGTCACCGCGTGCCTAGAACTTGATCCAAAAGCAGCCGATCCCGCCAAGCCGTCCACGGTTTACCAAGCGCTGATCGCCAGCCTAGAGTTCCCAGCGCGTGAAGATGGCTCTCAGAGTATTGACTTTTTCGACCTCGTTAAAGAGATTCGGCAGAATTGGGGAATTGTCAGCGAGCTTCCCTACGTCAAGCGTTCGCCTTGGTTCCGTCATGGTCTTAGAGCTCTATTGTATCTGTCGCACCGACGAGACGATCCCGACTATGTCGCCGCCGTGAACTGGCTCGCCGGGCAAGTGAAGCAGATCCGAGCGATCCGATCGCTAAGTTGGCGTGCCGGATACAGGCAGAAGATACCCTCTCTTCCTCAAGTAAAGGACACCGGAGTAGTGTATGCCTACAATTTGGTTGTCCTACACCACATCCTCCGCGAATTGGGGTACAAGGGGCTTGCAATCGTCGTCGACGAGGCGGAGCATGTCCGGACGTACTCAGTCAATCGATATGTACGGGCAAGCAACTTTCTCGACGTGCTTGCTCGGTGTGCGCAGCCTCCGAAACTACACCTTGCCGATCCACACGATGACTATGGTGACCTAGGTTTACCGTCCTTCTGGAAGGAAGGACCTCACTTTGTGCTTTTTGTGGGCCTGACGGAGGCGGAATCTAACGATCGGCCAGCTTCGAGCGGTAACGTAAGTTTGAGTTTGTTGGTCCAAGAAGGATCGGATGTCGTGCAGCTTTCTCCACCGCCCGAGGCAGCGTACGGACGCTGGTGTGAGGACTTCCTCGCGGCTTGTGCGGAGCATCTTGGGCCGAAAGTGCACGTTCTCACAGACACACAAGTGAGCACTCAGATCGCCGGTATCCTGAGGGCAAACTTCGCGCAAGCGACGGGTGATGACCGACTGTTGAGGAATTGGACAAAACTAGCAAGCTTGGGGCCAGCCGTCTTGCTTAGCCATGAAAGACAGTTTGAGCCGGATGAACTTGCTGAAGCAATTAGCCGTGCGGCTGTTGAAGTGTCAGGGGAAGTTCTTCCTTGGGATGACTGA
- a CDS encoding DUF2791 family P-loop domain-containing protein: protein MEVTISKNDALRLLQVLMNAPIAPGRYSYFINSGTDHILNALDHNYFRGQLAAGIGCFKYLEGDYGSGKTQFINSLSRRASEQEIVTSIVTVGVECPFNSPVGIFRAVMESFQPPFSEHSADDDSKGIEVLIDSWIHRRIRQLGAEPGEDVPELVQRQLEQQIVGLWRGAPDPQMAAALAQLSKRLLELACGAVDAVSDIELIAWIRGENARSSRLRASGLYEPARDDNAFRRLKTVISFLRTRMAYRGFVIAFDEGTRTSSFRRGSPRQRQAIENLLTMINQNAEGEFGGVMFIYAATPDFRAEVISTYRALQDRIGTKAFSVGSPLVPLINIEEAYSQDVVYSIGEKLLSVFGRAYDRQWNEKLQLSNMRKVVRAQEQKEFETPKPRFFVYQYCRFLYQQLELEQSISSEQARHFVDGNEPPLGGGPDD from the coding sequence GTGGAAGTGACGATCAGCAAGAACGATGCCCTTCGTCTGTTGCAGGTGTTGATGAACGCCCCGATTGCGCCAGGTAGGTATTCGTATTTTATCAATTCCGGGACCGACCACATACTTAACGCGCTTGATCACAACTACTTTCGAGGCCAGTTAGCAGCCGGTATTGGGTGTTTCAAGTATCTCGAGGGCGACTACGGGAGTGGAAAGACGCAGTTCATTAATAGTCTTTCTCGAAGGGCGAGTGAGCAGGAGATAGTTACGTCCATCGTGACGGTTGGCGTCGAGTGTCCGTTCAACTCTCCGGTAGGAATATTTCGGGCGGTTATGGAGTCTTTTCAGCCTCCTTTCAGCGAACATTCCGCGGACGACGATTCAAAGGGAATTGAGGTCTTGATTGACAGCTGGATCCATCGAAGAATCAGACAACTTGGCGCGGAGCCCGGTGAAGACGTCCCGGAGCTGGTACAGAGGCAGCTTGAACAGCAGATTGTGGGGCTGTGGCGGGGCGCCCCGGACCCTCAGATGGCGGCCGCGCTCGCGCAGCTTAGTAAGCGGCTGTTGGAGTTGGCATGCGGAGCTGTCGATGCCGTGTCAGACATCGAATTGATAGCTTGGATAAGGGGTGAGAATGCTCGCTCTAGCCGACTACGAGCCAGCGGACTATATGAGCCGGCACGGGATGACAACGCCTTTCGCCGGCTCAAGACAGTGATCTCTTTCTTGCGCACGCGTATGGCTTATCGCGGCTTCGTTATTGCGTTCGACGAAGGAACTCGAACGTCGTCGTTTCGGCGCGGGTCTCCGAGGCAGCGACAGGCAATCGAAAATCTCCTGACAATGATCAACCAAAACGCCGAGGGTGAATTCGGAGGTGTTATGTTTATTTACGCTGCAACACCCGATTTCCGCGCGGAAGTCATCAGCACATATCGTGCTCTTCAGGATCGCATCGGGACGAAAGCGTTTTCCGTGGGCAGTCCGCTGGTGCCCCTCATCAATATCGAGGAAGCTTACTCGCAAGACGTGGTCTACAGCATCGGAGAAAAGCTACTCAGCGTCTTTGGTCGTGCGTATGATAGGCAATGGAACGAGAAGCTCCAGCTTTCGAATATGAGAAAGGTCGTACGCGCGCAGGAACAGAAGGAGTTCGAAACGCCCAAGCCGAGGTTTTTCGTATACCAATATTGTCGCTTTCTCTATCAGCAATTGGAACTCGAACAGTCTATCAGCTCCGAGCAAGCGCGTCACTTTGTCGATGGGAACGAGCCACCTCTTGGCGGTGGGCCGGATGATTGA
- a CDS encoding sulfatase-like hydrolase/transferase, giving the protein MARMSSRPNILLLFSDQHHAKVLGHKGHPDVHTPHLDRLAAEGVRFDNAITQNPICTPSRTCWLSGQYCHNHGYYGLSGPNPGGLPTLFGHLRRHGYRTGAVGKIHCPEYWVEDDVDFFLETCGSSIGGRSAAYADYLAERGLTELEDHGAMQEFGAAGRQTCDARASKVSYEDGQEGYLTRAGIDFMRRCADEGRPFFLQANFPKPHQCYTPAQPFWDLYDEDGLTLPPNADHDLHGKAPHFRATVERWRTTDWPLFEPRTFVAGRLRKLHGYLGNVSHVDHAVGEFLQFLDDAGLAGDTIVVYSSDHGDYAAEFGIMEKAPGICSDAITRVPYIWRWPGHFPAGRVADELVESVDFAATACALAGIEEMETGDGHDISHLLRGETGGVRRIAVTEFAFSKSVRKGRYRYVHYPVGMFARFGAEWEERGFAELYDLETDPWEQDNLAPQPRHRDTVEELRTELIDWLVTTTRPATVLRLPDAPTEQRTWRYHNPVNRDGKFNPRRIPELATLNYL; this is encoded by the coding sequence ATGGCGCGCATGAGTAGCCGGCCCAATATTCTGCTGCTTTTTTCGGACCAGCACCACGCCAAGGTGCTCGGCCACAAGGGGCACCCGGACGTGCACACCCCTCACCTCGACCGGCTTGCGGCCGAGGGGGTGCGGTTCGACAACGCCATCACTCAGAACCCGATCTGCACGCCCAGCCGCACCTGCTGGCTGTCGGGGCAGTACTGCCACAACCACGGCTACTACGGCCTGAGCGGACCCAACCCGGGCGGGCTGCCGACGCTGTTCGGCCACCTCCGCCGGCACGGCTACCGCACCGGCGCGGTGGGCAAGATCCACTGCCCGGAGTACTGGGTGGAGGACGACGTGGACTTCTTCCTGGAGACCTGCGGATCAAGCATCGGCGGGCGCTCGGCGGCGTACGCCGACTACCTGGCCGAGCGCGGCCTGACCGAACTGGAGGACCACGGCGCGATGCAGGAGTTCGGCGCCGCCGGCCGCCAGACCTGCGACGCACGCGCGAGCAAGGTGAGCTACGAGGATGGCCAGGAGGGCTACCTGACGCGCGCCGGCATCGACTTCATGCGCCGCTGCGCTGACGAGGGGCGGCCTTTTTTCCTGCAGGCCAACTTCCCCAAGCCGCACCAGTGCTACACGCCGGCGCAGCCGTTCTGGGACCTGTACGATGAGGACGGCCTGACCCTGCCGCCCAACGCCGACCACGACCTGCACGGCAAGGCGCCGCACTTCCGGGCCACGGTCGAACGCTGGCGCACCACCGACTGGCCGCTGTTCGAGCCGCGCACCTTCGTGGCCGGCCGGCTGCGCAAGCTGCACGGCTACCTGGGCAACGTGAGCCACGTCGACCACGCGGTGGGTGAGTTCCTGCAGTTCCTGGACGACGCCGGCCTGGCCGGCGATACCATCGTCGTGTACTCGTCCGACCACGGCGACTACGCCGCTGAGTTCGGCATCATGGAGAAGGCGCCCGGCATCTGCTCCGACGCCATTACCCGGGTGCCGTACATCTGGCGCTGGCCGGGCCATTTCCCGGCCGGCCGGGTGGCCGACGAGCTGGTGGAGAGCGTCGACTTCGCCGCCACCGCGTGTGCGCTGGCCGGCATCGAAGAGATGGAGACCGGCGACGGCCACGACATCTCCCACTTGCTGCGCGGCGAGACCGGCGGCGTGCGTCGCATCGCGGTGACCGAGTTCGCGTTCAGCAAGAGCGTACGCAAGGGCCGCTACCGCTACGTCCACTACCCGGTGGGAATGTTCGCCCGCTTCGGCGCCGAGTGGGAGGAGCGCGGCTTCGCGGAACTGTACGACCTGGAGACCGACCCCTGGGAACAGGACAACCTGGCCCCGCAACCGCGGCACCGCGACACCGTGGAGGAGCTGCGCACCGAATTGATCGACTGGCTGGTCACCACCACCCGTCCCGCCACCGTGCTGCGCCTCCCCGACGCGCCAACCGAGCAGCGCACCTGGCGCTACCACAACCCGGTCAACCGCGACGGCAAGTTCAACCCCCGCCGCATCCCCGAGCTGGCCACCCTCAACTACCTCTGA